In Phyllopteryx taeniolatus isolate TA_2022b chromosome 8, UOR_Ptae_1.2, whole genome shotgun sequence, one genomic interval encodes:
- the ccnp gene encoding cyclin N-terminal domain-containing protein 2 isoform X12: MSNGIFVGFNDEAWMFSSGGIIPAKDVCLEEPLCLYPRSLQGVHSLQALVPSLLRHEVEIALEKLDLIWDRTFAWEMFVDMMRSQIWHSLPNAELPRYFTDATRAVLVDWLVQVHEMMHFQEETLYLAIHLLNRSLRQVKVTTANLQLLGIVCLFLAAKKEECLLPEVSGLCFLMDHAYTKQQLLRMERKVLIGLRFNLSYCPPLHFLLLLASIARCSAQMVWMARYLLELSLLEGQCAVFLPMQLAGAALCLARQVLQEPLTPEGEAAWCLASGIHAGSETVLLSIMQILAGAAARAHTRETCATFIKFSSPETMHVSRHPSLNNTSDLLGVCT; the protein is encoded by the exons ATGAGCAACGGCATCTTTGTGGGGTTTAATGATGAAGCATGGATGTTCTCATCTGGCGGCATCATTCCTGCCAAAG ATGTATGTCTGGAGGAGCCTTTGTGTCTTTACCCTCGCAGCCTGCAAGGCGTCCACAGCCTCCAGGCGCTGGTGCCCAGCTTGCTGCGCCATGAAGTGGAGATCGCCCTCGAGAAGCTGGACCTCATATGGGACCGTACGTTCGCCTGGGAAATGTTCGTGGACATGATG AGAAGTCAAATATGGCACTCTTTGCCCAACGCTGAGCTGCCACGATACTTCACTGACGCCACTCGAGCTGTCCTGGTCGACTGGCTTGTTCAAGTCCAT GAGATGATGCACTTCCAGGAGGAGACGCTCTATCTGGCTATTCATCTCCTCAACCGCTCTCTCCGTCAAGTCAAAGTGACCACCGCCAACCTGCAGCTCCTCGGCATAGTCTGCCTCTTTCTGGCTGCTAAGAAAGAGGAGTGTCTCCTCCCTGAG GTGTCTGGACTGTGCTTCTTAATGGACCATGCCTACACCAAGCAACAGCTGCTGCGTATGGAGAGGAAAGTCCTCATTGGGCTTAGGTTTAACTTGTCCTACTGTCCCCCTTTGCATTTCCTACTGCTGCTTGCATCCATTGCCCGCTGCAGTGCTCAG ATGGTGTGGATGGCACGCTACCTGCTAGAGTTGTCTCTCCTGGAGGGTCAATGTGCGGTCTTTCTGCCCATGCAGTTGGCGGGGGCGGCGCTTTGCTTGGCCCGCCAAGTCCTGCAGGAACCCCTGACCCCGGAGGGTGAGGCCGCCTGGTGTCTAGCCTCTGGCATACACGCTGGCAG TGAGACCGTCCTGCTGAGCATAATGCAAATTCTGGCTGGCGCTGCAGCCAGAGCGCACACCCGAGAGACCTGTGCTACTTTTATCAAATTCTCCTCCCCGGAAACCATGCACGTCAGCAGACACCCTAGTCTTAATAATACCTCTGATCTGCTGGGTGTGTGCACTTGA
- the ccnp gene encoding cyclin N-terminal domain-containing protein 2 isoform X13: MADVCLEEPLCLYPRSLQGVHSLQALVPSLLRHEVEIALEKLDLIWDRTFAWEMFVDMMRSQIWHSLPNAELPRYFTDATRAVLVDWLVQVHEMMHFQEETLYLAIHLLNRSLRQVKVTTANLQLLGIVCLFLAAKKEECLLPEVSGLCFLMDHAYTKQQLLRMERKVLIGLRFNLSYCPPLHFLLLLASIARCSAQMVWMARYLLELSLLEGQCAVFLPMQLAGAALCLARQVLQEPLTPEGEAAWCLASGIHAGSETVLLSIMQILAGAAARAHTRETCATFIKFSSPETMHVSRHPSLNNTSDLLGVCT, encoded by the exons ATGG CAGATGTATGTCTGGAGGAGCCTTTGTGTCTTTACCCTCGCAGCCTGCAAGGCGTCCACAGCCTCCAGGCGCTGGTGCCCAGCTTGCTGCGCCATGAAGTGGAGATCGCCCTCGAGAAGCTGGACCTCATATGGGACCGTACGTTCGCCTGGGAAATGTTCGTGGACATGATG AGAAGTCAAATATGGCACTCTTTGCCCAACGCTGAGCTGCCACGATACTTCACTGACGCCACTCGAGCTGTCCTGGTCGACTGGCTTGTTCAAGTCCAT GAGATGATGCACTTCCAGGAGGAGACGCTCTATCTGGCTATTCATCTCCTCAACCGCTCTCTCCGTCAAGTCAAAGTGACCACCGCCAACCTGCAGCTCCTCGGCATAGTCTGCCTCTTTCTGGCTGCTAAGAAAGAGGAGTGTCTCCTCCCTGAG GTGTCTGGACTGTGCTTCTTAATGGACCATGCCTACACCAAGCAACAGCTGCTGCGTATGGAGAGGAAAGTCCTCATTGGGCTTAGGTTTAACTTGTCCTACTGTCCCCCTTTGCATTTCCTACTGCTGCTTGCATCCATTGCCCGCTGCAGTGCTCAG ATGGTGTGGATGGCACGCTACCTGCTAGAGTTGTCTCTCCTGGAGGGTCAATGTGCGGTCTTTCTGCCCATGCAGTTGGCGGGGGCGGCGCTTTGCTTGGCCCGCCAAGTCCTGCAGGAACCCCTGACCCCGGAGGGTGAGGCCGCCTGGTGTCTAGCCTCTGGCATACACGCTGGCAG TGAGACCGTCCTGCTGAGCATAATGCAAATTCTGGCTGGCGCTGCAGCCAGAGCGCACACCCGAGAGACCTGTGCTACTTTTATCAAATTCTCCTCCCCGGAAACCATGCACGTCAGCAGACACCCTAGTCTTAATAATACCTCTGATCTGCTGGGTGTGTGCACTTGA
- the ccnp gene encoding cyclin N-terminal domain-containing protein 2 isoform X9: MGTCAALPLYSDDRLLSTKMSNGIFVGFNDEAWMFSSGGIIPAKADVCLEEPLCLYPRSLQGVHSLQALVPSLLRHEVEIALEKLDLIWDRTFAWEMFVDMMRSQIWHSLPNAELPRYFTDATRAVLVDWLVQVHEMMHFQEETLYLAIHLLNRSLRQVKVTTANLQLLGIVCLFLAAKKEECLLPEVSGLCFLMDHAYTKQQLLRMERKVLIGLRFNLSYCPPLHFLLLLASIARCSAQMVWMARYLLELSLLEGQCAVFLPMQLAGAALCLARQVLQEPLTPEGEAAWCLASGIHAGSETVLLSIMQILAGAAARAHTRETCATFIKFSSPETMHVSRHPSLNNTSDLLGVCT; encoded by the exons ATGGGTACCTGTGCTGCCCTCCCTCTATACAGTGAC gACAGGTTGTTATCAACCAAAATGAGCAACGGCATCTTTGTGGGGTTTAATGATGAAGCATGGATGTTCTCATCTGGCGGCATCATTCCTGCCAAAG CAGATGTATGTCTGGAGGAGCCTTTGTGTCTTTACCCTCGCAGCCTGCAAGGCGTCCACAGCCTCCAGGCGCTGGTGCCCAGCTTGCTGCGCCATGAAGTGGAGATCGCCCTCGAGAAGCTGGACCTCATATGGGACCGTACGTTCGCCTGGGAAATGTTCGTGGACATGATG AGAAGTCAAATATGGCACTCTTTGCCCAACGCTGAGCTGCCACGATACTTCACTGACGCCACTCGAGCTGTCCTGGTCGACTGGCTTGTTCAAGTCCAT GAGATGATGCACTTCCAGGAGGAGACGCTCTATCTGGCTATTCATCTCCTCAACCGCTCTCTCCGTCAAGTCAAAGTGACCACCGCCAACCTGCAGCTCCTCGGCATAGTCTGCCTCTTTCTGGCTGCTAAGAAAGAGGAGTGTCTCCTCCCTGAG GTGTCTGGACTGTGCTTCTTAATGGACCATGCCTACACCAAGCAACAGCTGCTGCGTATGGAGAGGAAAGTCCTCATTGGGCTTAGGTTTAACTTGTCCTACTGTCCCCCTTTGCATTTCCTACTGCTGCTTGCATCCATTGCCCGCTGCAGTGCTCAG ATGGTGTGGATGGCACGCTACCTGCTAGAGTTGTCTCTCCTGGAGGGTCAATGTGCGGTCTTTCTGCCCATGCAGTTGGCGGGGGCGGCGCTTTGCTTGGCCCGCCAAGTCCTGCAGGAACCCCTGACCCCGGAGGGTGAGGCCGCCTGGTGTCTAGCCTCTGGCATACACGCTGGCAG TGAGACCGTCCTGCTGAGCATAATGCAAATTCTGGCTGGCGCTGCAGCCAGAGCGCACACCCGAGAGACCTGTGCTACTTTTATCAAATTCTCCTCCCCGGAAACCATGCACGTCAGCAGACACCCTAGTCTTAATAATACCTCTGATCTGCTGGGTGTGTGCACTTGA
- the ccnp gene encoding cyclin N-terminal domain-containing protein 2 isoform X11 → MSNGIFVGFNDEAWMFSSGGIIPAKADVCLEEPLCLYPRSLQGVHSLQALVPSLLRHEVEIALEKLDLIWDRTFAWEMFVDMMRSQIWHSLPNAELPRYFTDATRAVLVDWLVQVHEMMHFQEETLYLAIHLLNRSLRQVKVTTANLQLLGIVCLFLAAKKEECLLPEVSGLCFLMDHAYTKQQLLRMERKVLIGLRFNLSYCPPLHFLLLLASIARCSAQMVWMARYLLELSLLEGQCAVFLPMQLAGAALCLARQVLQEPLTPEGEAAWCLASGIHAGSETVLLSIMQILAGAAARAHTRETCATFIKFSSPETMHVSRHPSLNNTSDLLGVCT, encoded by the exons ATGAGCAACGGCATCTTTGTGGGGTTTAATGATGAAGCATGGATGTTCTCATCTGGCGGCATCATTCCTGCCAAAG CAGATGTATGTCTGGAGGAGCCTTTGTGTCTTTACCCTCGCAGCCTGCAAGGCGTCCACAGCCTCCAGGCGCTGGTGCCCAGCTTGCTGCGCCATGAAGTGGAGATCGCCCTCGAGAAGCTGGACCTCATATGGGACCGTACGTTCGCCTGGGAAATGTTCGTGGACATGATG AGAAGTCAAATATGGCACTCTTTGCCCAACGCTGAGCTGCCACGATACTTCACTGACGCCACTCGAGCTGTCCTGGTCGACTGGCTTGTTCAAGTCCAT GAGATGATGCACTTCCAGGAGGAGACGCTCTATCTGGCTATTCATCTCCTCAACCGCTCTCTCCGTCAAGTCAAAGTGACCACCGCCAACCTGCAGCTCCTCGGCATAGTCTGCCTCTTTCTGGCTGCTAAGAAAGAGGAGTGTCTCCTCCCTGAG GTGTCTGGACTGTGCTTCTTAATGGACCATGCCTACACCAAGCAACAGCTGCTGCGTATGGAGAGGAAAGTCCTCATTGGGCTTAGGTTTAACTTGTCCTACTGTCCCCCTTTGCATTTCCTACTGCTGCTTGCATCCATTGCCCGCTGCAGTGCTCAG ATGGTGTGGATGGCACGCTACCTGCTAGAGTTGTCTCTCCTGGAGGGTCAATGTGCGGTCTTTCTGCCCATGCAGTTGGCGGGGGCGGCGCTTTGCTTGGCCCGCCAAGTCCTGCAGGAACCCCTGACCCCGGAGGGTGAGGCCGCCTGGTGTCTAGCCTCTGGCATACACGCTGGCAG TGAGACCGTCCTGCTGAGCATAATGCAAATTCTGGCTGGCGCTGCAGCCAGAGCGCACACCCGAGAGACCTGTGCTACTTTTATCAAATTCTCCTCCCCGGAAACCATGCACGTCAGCAGACACCCTAGTCTTAATAATACCTCTGATCTGCTGGGTGTGTGCACTTGA
- the ccnp gene encoding cyclin N-terminal domain-containing protein 2 isoform X10 translates to MGTCAALPLYSDDRLLSTKMSNGIFVGFNDEAWMFSSGGIIPAKDVCLEEPLCLYPRSLQGVHSLQALVPSLLRHEVEIALEKLDLIWDRTFAWEMFVDMMRSQIWHSLPNAELPRYFTDATRAVLVDWLVQVHEMMHFQEETLYLAIHLLNRSLRQVKVTTANLQLLGIVCLFLAAKKEECLLPEVSGLCFLMDHAYTKQQLLRMERKVLIGLRFNLSYCPPLHFLLLLASIARCSAQMVWMARYLLELSLLEGQCAVFLPMQLAGAALCLARQVLQEPLTPEGEAAWCLASGIHAGSETVLLSIMQILAGAAARAHTRETCATFIKFSSPETMHVSRHPSLNNTSDLLGVCT, encoded by the exons ATGGGTACCTGTGCTGCCCTCCCTCTATACAGTGAC gACAGGTTGTTATCAACCAAAATGAGCAACGGCATCTTTGTGGGGTTTAATGATGAAGCATGGATGTTCTCATCTGGCGGCATCATTCCTGCCAAAG ATGTATGTCTGGAGGAGCCTTTGTGTCTTTACCCTCGCAGCCTGCAAGGCGTCCACAGCCTCCAGGCGCTGGTGCCCAGCTTGCTGCGCCATGAAGTGGAGATCGCCCTCGAGAAGCTGGACCTCATATGGGACCGTACGTTCGCCTGGGAAATGTTCGTGGACATGATG AGAAGTCAAATATGGCACTCTTTGCCCAACGCTGAGCTGCCACGATACTTCACTGACGCCACTCGAGCTGTCCTGGTCGACTGGCTTGTTCAAGTCCAT GAGATGATGCACTTCCAGGAGGAGACGCTCTATCTGGCTATTCATCTCCTCAACCGCTCTCTCCGTCAAGTCAAAGTGACCACCGCCAACCTGCAGCTCCTCGGCATAGTCTGCCTCTTTCTGGCTGCTAAGAAAGAGGAGTGTCTCCTCCCTGAG GTGTCTGGACTGTGCTTCTTAATGGACCATGCCTACACCAAGCAACAGCTGCTGCGTATGGAGAGGAAAGTCCTCATTGGGCTTAGGTTTAACTTGTCCTACTGTCCCCCTTTGCATTTCCTACTGCTGCTTGCATCCATTGCCCGCTGCAGTGCTCAG ATGGTGTGGATGGCACGCTACCTGCTAGAGTTGTCTCTCCTGGAGGGTCAATGTGCGGTCTTTCTGCCCATGCAGTTGGCGGGGGCGGCGCTTTGCTTGGCCCGCCAAGTCCTGCAGGAACCCCTGACCCCGGAGGGTGAGGCCGCCTGGTGTCTAGCCTCTGGCATACACGCTGGCAG TGAGACCGTCCTGCTGAGCATAATGCAAATTCTGGCTGGCGCTGCAGCCAGAGCGCACACCCGAGAGACCTGTGCTACTTTTATCAAATTCTCCTCCCCGGAAACCATGCACGTCAGCAGACACCCTAGTCTTAATAATACCTCTGATCTGCTGGGTGTGTGCACTTGA